A region from the Patagioenas fasciata isolate bPatFas1 chromosome 27, bPatFas1.hap1, whole genome shotgun sequence genome encodes:
- the MYO1F gene encoding unconventional myosin-If isoform X2 codes for MLLVLRLQGVWGATLLVLRLQGVWAAGQGFSCSHSDQSRLEMRRSTQSCCTTCRKWLLLGRPPGHTDPALGSKERFHWQSHNVKQSGVDDMVLLSKISEEAIVENLKKRFMDDYIFTYIGPVLISVNPFKQMPYFTDREIELYQGAAQYENPPHIYALTDNMYRNMLIDGENQCVIISGESGAGKTVAAKYIMGYISKVSGGGEKVQHVKDIILQSNPLLEAFGNAKTVRNNNSSRFGKYFEIQFSRGGEPDGGKISNFLLEKSRVVSQNECERNFHIYYQLIEGASQEQRQNLGIMSPDYYYYLNQSDTYQVEGTDDRSDFHETMNAMQVVGIRGEDQQLVLQIVAGILHLGNISFREEGNYARVENADSLAFPAYLLGIDQGRLNEKVTSRKMDSKWGGRSESITVTLNVEQAAYTRDALAKGLYARVFDFLVESINRAMQKPYEEYSIGVLDIYGFEIFQKNGFEQFCINFVNEKLQQIFIELTLKAEQEEYVQEGIKWTQIQYFNNKVVCDLIENKLNPPGIMSVLDDVCATMHATGEGADQTLLQKLQAAVGTHEHFNSWSSGFIIHHYAGKVSYDVNGFCERNRDVLFTDLIELMQSSEYGFIRMLFPEKLDSDKKGRPTTAGSKIKKQANDLVNTLMKCTPHYIRCIKPNETKKPRDWEESRVKHQVEYLGLKENIRVRRAGFAYRRLFHKFLQRYAILTPETWPSWRGDERQGVQHLLRSVNMDPDQYQMGRSKVFVKNPESLFLLEEMRERKFDGFARVIQKAWRRHVAIRKYEQMREEASNILYNFKERRRNSINRNFVGDYLGMEERPELRQFLAKRERIDFADSVTKYDRRFKPIKRDFILTPKCFYVIGREKVKKGPEKGQIKEVLKKKVELQAVSGVSLSTRQDDFFILHESDADSFLESIFKTELISLLCKRYEELTHSKLCLSFKDTLQFRVKKEGWGGGGTRNVTFVRGQGDVAVLKAGGKTLTVSIGDGLPRNAKPTRKGATQSRGGSRCPAPSRNVPPAPRGTCRNGAPQFPRGNGQAQRDTYTAPQKQARGPPAAALPPRNTGRQPKMRPPSEQNMDFLNVPDQGVAGMQRRRSLSQRPPPAGRPKPQPKVTVPRCQALYQYIGQDVDELSFNVGDVIDILLEDISGWWKGRLHGKEGLFPGNYVQKI; via the exons atgctcctggtgctgaggctgcagggggtttggggagcgacgctcctggtgctgaggctgcagggggtttgggcagCAGGGCAGGGTTTTTCCTGCAGCCACAGTGACCAGAGCAGGTTGGAGATGCGCAGATCCACCCAGAGCTGCTGCACAACATGTAGGAAGTGGCTTCTCCTTGGCAGACCCCCAGGGCACACAGACCCCGCATTG ggcagCAAGGAACGCTTCCACTGGCAGAGCCACAATGTCAAGCAGAGTGGGGTGGACGACATGGTCCTGCTCTCCAAGATCTCCGAGGAGGCCATCGTGGAGAACCTCAAGAAGCGTTTTATGGATGATTACATCTTT ACCTACATCGGGCCGGTGCTCATCTCCGTCAACCCCTTCAAGCAGATGCCGTACTTCACCGACCGGGAGATTGAGCTGTACCAGGGggcg GCTCAGTATGAAAATCCCCCCCATATCTACGCCCTGACCGATAATATGTACCGCAACATGCTGATCGATGGGGAGAACCAGTGCGTCATCATCAG CGGAGAAAGCGGGGCCGGGAAAACAGTGGCAGCCAAATACATCATGGGCTACATCTCCAAAGTGTCCGGGGGTGGCGAGAAAGTGCAG CACGTGAAGGACATCATCCTGCAGTCCAACCCGCTGCTGGAAGCCTTCGGGAATGCCAAAACCGTCCGCAACAACAACTCCAGCCGCTTC gggaaGTACTTTGAGATCCAGTTCAGCCGGGGCGGCGAGCCCGATGGCGGGAAGATCTCCAACTTTCTGCTGGAGAAGTCACGGGTGGTGAGCCAGAACGAGTGCGAGAGGAATTTCCACATCTACTACCAG CTCATCGAAGGGGCGTCCCAAGAGCAGCGGCAGAACTTGGGGATCATGAGCCCGGATTATTACTACTACCTGAACCAGTCGGACACATACCAGGTGGAGGGCACAGATGACCGTAGCGACTTCCATGAGACCATG aacGCCATGCAGGTTGTCGGCATCCGGGGTGAGGAccagcagctggtgctgcagaTCGTGGCAGGGATCCTACACCTGGGCAACATCAGCTTTCGTGAGGAAGGCAACTACGCTCGGGTGGAAAATGCTGACT CCCTGGCCTTCCCTGCCTACCTGCTGGGCATCGACCAGGGCCGCCTCAACGAGAAGGTCACCAGCAGGAAAATGGACAGCAAGTGGGGCGGCCGCTCCGAGTCCATCACCGTTACCCTCAACGTGGAGCAGGCGGCTTACACCCGGGACGCCCTGGCCAAGGGGCTCTACGCCCGCGTCTTCGACTTCCTCGTGGAG TCTATCAACCGGGCAATGcagaagccgtatgaggagtacAGCATCGGGGTGCTGGACATCTATGGCTTCGAAATATTCCag AAAAATGGCTTTGAGCAATTCTGCATTAACTTTGTGAATGAGAAGCTGCAGCAGATCTTCATAGAGCTGACCCTGAAGGCAGAGCAG GAGGAATACGTGCAGGAGGGGATCAAGTGGACCCAGATCCAGTACTTCAACAACAAGGTGGTGTGCGACCTGATAGAGAACAAGCTG aacccccctggGATCATGAGTGTCCTGGACGACGTCTGTGCCACCATGCACGCCACCGGCGAGGGGGCAGACCAGACcctgctgcagaagctgcaggcGGCCGTGGGCACCCACGAGCACTTCAACAGCTGGAGCTCGGGCTTCATCATCCACCACTATGCAGGCAAG GTCTCCTATGATGTGAACGGCTTCTGTGAGCGCAACCGGGATGTGCTCTTCACCGACTTGATCGAGCTCATGCAGAGCAGCGAATA CGGTTTCATCCGGATGCTTTTCCCAGAAAAACTTGATTCTGACAAAAAGGGACGACCGACCACTGCAGGCTCCAAAATCAAG AAACAGGCAAATGACCTGGTGAACACGCTAATGAAGTGCACACCACACTACATCCGCTGCATCAAGCCCAACGAGACCAAGAAACCCCGGGACTGGGAGGAGAGCAG GGTGAAGCACCAAGTCGAGTACCTGGGGCTGAAGGAGAACATCCGAGTGCGCCGGGCAGGTTTCGCCTACCGCCGACTCTTCCACAAATTCCTGCAACG CTATGCCATCCTCACCCCTGAGACGTGGCCGTCCTGGCGTGGGGATGAGCGGCAAGGGGTGCAGCACTTGTTGCGCTCCGTCAACATGGACCCGGACCAGTACCAGATGGGTCGGAGCAAGGTGTTTGTCAAGAACCCCGAATCG CTTTTCCTCCTTGAAGAGATGCGGGAGCGGAAATTCGACGGCTTTGCCCGGGTGATCCAGAAGGCCTGGCGCCGGCACGTCGCCATCCGGAAATACGAGCAGATGCGAGAGGAGG CCTCCAACATCCTCTACAACTTCAAAGAGCGGAGGAGGAACAGCATCAACAGGAATTTCGTGGGCGATTACCTGGGCATGGAGGAGCGGCCGGAGCTGCGCCAGTTCCTGGCCAAGCGGGAGCGGATCGACTTCGCCGACTCCGTCACTAAGTATGACCGGAGGTTTAAG cccatCAAGCGGGACTTCATCCTCACCCCCAAGTGCTTCTACGTGATCGGGCGGGAGAAGGTGAAGAAAGGTCCGGAGAAGGGGCAGATCAAGGAGGTGCTCAAGAAGAAGGTGGAGCTGCAGGCGGTGAGCGGCGTCTCGCTGAG CACCAGGCAGGATGATTTCTTCATCCTTCACGAGAGCGATGCCGACAGTTTTTTGGAGTCCATCTTCAAGACGGAGCTGATCAGCCTGTTGTGTAAACGCTATGAGGAGCTCACCCACAGCAAGTTGTGCCTCTCCTTCAAGGACAC ACTACAGTTTCGGGTGAAGAAGGAGGGCTGGGGCGGTGGCGGCACCCGCAATGTCACCTTCGTCAGAGGACAGGGCGACGTGGCTGTCCTCAAAGCTGGAGGCAAAACCCTTACAGTCAGCATTGGGGATGGGCTCCCCAGGAATGCCA AGCCCACGAGGAAAGGAGCAACGCAGAGCAGAGGTGGCAGCAGGTGTCCAGCACCCTCCCGAAATgtcccaccagcacccagag GCACCTGCAGGAATGGGGCACCCCAGTTCCCACGCGGCAATGGCCAGGCCCAGCGTGACACCTACACGGCGCCCCAGAAGCAGGCGCGGGGGCCACCGGCTGCAGCTCTGCCCCCTCGAAACACCGGCCGCCAGCCCAAAATGAGACCCCCGTCTGAGCAGAACATGGATTTCCTCAATGTGCCTGACCAGGGGGTGGCCGG CATGCAGCGCCGGCGCAGCCTGAGCCAGCGCCCGCCCCCGGCCGGGCGCCCCAAGCCGCAGCCCAAGGTGACGGTGCCGCGCTGCCAGGCCCTGTACCAGTACATCGGGCAGGATGTGGACGAGCTCAGCTTCAACGTTGGAGACGTCATTGACATCCTGCTGGAAG aTATCTCCGGCTGGTGGAAAGGCCGGCTGCACGGCAAGGAAGGGCTTTTTCCTGGGAACTATGTGCAGAAGATCTGA
- the MYO1F gene encoding unconventional myosin-If isoform X1, which yields MGSKERFHWQSHNVKQSGVDDMVLLSKISEEAIVENLKKRFMDDYIFTYIGPVLISVNPFKQMPYFTDREIELYQGAAQYENPPHIYALTDNMYRNMLIDGENQCVIISGESGAGKTVAAKYIMGYISKVSGGGEKVQHVKDIILQSNPLLEAFGNAKTVRNNNSSRFGKYFEIQFSRGGEPDGGKISNFLLEKSRVVSQNECERNFHIYYQLIEGASQEQRQNLGIMSPDYYYYLNQSDTYQVEGTDDRSDFHETMNAMQVVGIRGEDQQLVLQIVAGILHLGNISFREEGNYARVENADSLAFPAYLLGIDQGRLNEKVTSRKMDSKWGGRSESITVTLNVEQAAYTRDALAKGLYARVFDFLVESINRAMQKPYEEYSIGVLDIYGFEIFQKNGFEQFCINFVNEKLQQIFIELTLKAEQEEYVQEGIKWTQIQYFNNKVVCDLIENKLNPPGIMSVLDDVCATMHATGEGADQTLLQKLQAAVGTHEHFNSWSSGFIIHHYAGKVSYDVNGFCERNRDVLFTDLIELMQSSEYGFIRMLFPEKLDSDKKGRPTTAGSKIKKQANDLVNTLMKCTPHYIRCIKPNETKKPRDWEESRVKHQVEYLGLKENIRVRRAGFAYRRLFHKFLQRYAILTPETWPSWRGDERQGVQHLLRSVNMDPDQYQMGRSKVFVKNPESLFLLEEMRERKFDGFARVIQKAWRRHVAIRKYEQMREEASNILYNFKERRRNSINRNFVGDYLGMEERPELRQFLAKRERIDFADSVTKYDRRFKPIKRDFILTPKCFYVIGREKVKKGPEKGQIKEVLKKKVELQAVSGVSLSTRQDDFFILHESDADSFLESIFKTELISLLCKRYEELTHSKLCLSFKDTLQFRVKKEGWGGGGTRNVTFVRGQGDVAVLKAGGKTLTVSIGDGLPRNAKPTRKGATQSRGGSRCPAPSRNVPPAPRGTCRNGAPQFPRGNGQAQRDTYTAPQKQARGPPAAALPPRNTGRQPKMRPPSEQNMDFLNVPDQGVAGMQRRRSLSQRPPPAGRPKPQPKVTVPRCQALYQYIGQDVDELSFNVGDVIDILLEDISGWWKGRLHGKEGLFPGNYVQKI from the exons ATG ggcagCAAGGAACGCTTCCACTGGCAGAGCCACAATGTCAAGCAGAGTGGGGTGGACGACATGGTCCTGCTCTCCAAGATCTCCGAGGAGGCCATCGTGGAGAACCTCAAGAAGCGTTTTATGGATGATTACATCTTT ACCTACATCGGGCCGGTGCTCATCTCCGTCAACCCCTTCAAGCAGATGCCGTACTTCACCGACCGGGAGATTGAGCTGTACCAGGGggcg GCTCAGTATGAAAATCCCCCCCATATCTACGCCCTGACCGATAATATGTACCGCAACATGCTGATCGATGGGGAGAACCAGTGCGTCATCATCAG CGGAGAAAGCGGGGCCGGGAAAACAGTGGCAGCCAAATACATCATGGGCTACATCTCCAAAGTGTCCGGGGGTGGCGAGAAAGTGCAG CACGTGAAGGACATCATCCTGCAGTCCAACCCGCTGCTGGAAGCCTTCGGGAATGCCAAAACCGTCCGCAACAACAACTCCAGCCGCTTC gggaaGTACTTTGAGATCCAGTTCAGCCGGGGCGGCGAGCCCGATGGCGGGAAGATCTCCAACTTTCTGCTGGAGAAGTCACGGGTGGTGAGCCAGAACGAGTGCGAGAGGAATTTCCACATCTACTACCAG CTCATCGAAGGGGCGTCCCAAGAGCAGCGGCAGAACTTGGGGATCATGAGCCCGGATTATTACTACTACCTGAACCAGTCGGACACATACCAGGTGGAGGGCACAGATGACCGTAGCGACTTCCATGAGACCATG aacGCCATGCAGGTTGTCGGCATCCGGGGTGAGGAccagcagctggtgctgcagaTCGTGGCAGGGATCCTACACCTGGGCAACATCAGCTTTCGTGAGGAAGGCAACTACGCTCGGGTGGAAAATGCTGACT CCCTGGCCTTCCCTGCCTACCTGCTGGGCATCGACCAGGGCCGCCTCAACGAGAAGGTCACCAGCAGGAAAATGGACAGCAAGTGGGGCGGCCGCTCCGAGTCCATCACCGTTACCCTCAACGTGGAGCAGGCGGCTTACACCCGGGACGCCCTGGCCAAGGGGCTCTACGCCCGCGTCTTCGACTTCCTCGTGGAG TCTATCAACCGGGCAATGcagaagccgtatgaggagtacAGCATCGGGGTGCTGGACATCTATGGCTTCGAAATATTCCag AAAAATGGCTTTGAGCAATTCTGCATTAACTTTGTGAATGAGAAGCTGCAGCAGATCTTCATAGAGCTGACCCTGAAGGCAGAGCAG GAGGAATACGTGCAGGAGGGGATCAAGTGGACCCAGATCCAGTACTTCAACAACAAGGTGGTGTGCGACCTGATAGAGAACAAGCTG aacccccctggGATCATGAGTGTCCTGGACGACGTCTGTGCCACCATGCACGCCACCGGCGAGGGGGCAGACCAGACcctgctgcagaagctgcaggcGGCCGTGGGCACCCACGAGCACTTCAACAGCTGGAGCTCGGGCTTCATCATCCACCACTATGCAGGCAAG GTCTCCTATGATGTGAACGGCTTCTGTGAGCGCAACCGGGATGTGCTCTTCACCGACTTGATCGAGCTCATGCAGAGCAGCGAATA CGGTTTCATCCGGATGCTTTTCCCAGAAAAACTTGATTCTGACAAAAAGGGACGACCGACCACTGCAGGCTCCAAAATCAAG AAACAGGCAAATGACCTGGTGAACACGCTAATGAAGTGCACACCACACTACATCCGCTGCATCAAGCCCAACGAGACCAAGAAACCCCGGGACTGGGAGGAGAGCAG GGTGAAGCACCAAGTCGAGTACCTGGGGCTGAAGGAGAACATCCGAGTGCGCCGGGCAGGTTTCGCCTACCGCCGACTCTTCCACAAATTCCTGCAACG CTATGCCATCCTCACCCCTGAGACGTGGCCGTCCTGGCGTGGGGATGAGCGGCAAGGGGTGCAGCACTTGTTGCGCTCCGTCAACATGGACCCGGACCAGTACCAGATGGGTCGGAGCAAGGTGTTTGTCAAGAACCCCGAATCG CTTTTCCTCCTTGAAGAGATGCGGGAGCGGAAATTCGACGGCTTTGCCCGGGTGATCCAGAAGGCCTGGCGCCGGCACGTCGCCATCCGGAAATACGAGCAGATGCGAGAGGAGG CCTCCAACATCCTCTACAACTTCAAAGAGCGGAGGAGGAACAGCATCAACAGGAATTTCGTGGGCGATTACCTGGGCATGGAGGAGCGGCCGGAGCTGCGCCAGTTCCTGGCCAAGCGGGAGCGGATCGACTTCGCCGACTCCGTCACTAAGTATGACCGGAGGTTTAAG cccatCAAGCGGGACTTCATCCTCACCCCCAAGTGCTTCTACGTGATCGGGCGGGAGAAGGTGAAGAAAGGTCCGGAGAAGGGGCAGATCAAGGAGGTGCTCAAGAAGAAGGTGGAGCTGCAGGCGGTGAGCGGCGTCTCGCTGAG CACCAGGCAGGATGATTTCTTCATCCTTCACGAGAGCGATGCCGACAGTTTTTTGGAGTCCATCTTCAAGACGGAGCTGATCAGCCTGTTGTGTAAACGCTATGAGGAGCTCACCCACAGCAAGTTGTGCCTCTCCTTCAAGGACAC ACTACAGTTTCGGGTGAAGAAGGAGGGCTGGGGCGGTGGCGGCACCCGCAATGTCACCTTCGTCAGAGGACAGGGCGACGTGGCTGTCCTCAAAGCTGGAGGCAAAACCCTTACAGTCAGCATTGGGGATGGGCTCCCCAGGAATGCCA AGCCCACGAGGAAAGGAGCAACGCAGAGCAGAGGTGGCAGCAGGTGTCCAGCACCCTCCCGAAATgtcccaccagcacccagag GCACCTGCAGGAATGGGGCACCCCAGTTCCCACGCGGCAATGGCCAGGCCCAGCGTGACACCTACACGGCGCCCCAGAAGCAGGCGCGGGGGCCACCGGCTGCAGCTCTGCCCCCTCGAAACACCGGCCGCCAGCCCAAAATGAGACCCCCGTCTGAGCAGAACATGGATTTCCTCAATGTGCCTGACCAGGGGGTGGCCGG CATGCAGCGCCGGCGCAGCCTGAGCCAGCGCCCGCCCCCGGCCGGGCGCCCCAAGCCGCAGCCCAAGGTGACGGTGCCGCGCTGCCAGGCCCTGTACCAGTACATCGGGCAGGATGTGGACGAGCTCAGCTTCAACGTTGGAGACGTCATTGACATCCTGCTGGAAG aTATCTCCGGCTGGTGGAAAGGCCGGCTGCACGGCAAGGAAGGGCTTTTTCCTGGGAACTATGTGCAGAAGATCTGA